The Gopherus evgoodei ecotype Sinaloan lineage chromosome 4, rGopEvg1_v1.p, whole genome shotgun sequence nucleotide sequence taacccattccagtgcttcaccctgctcctagtgaaatagtgtttcctaatatccaacctaaacctctcctactgcaacttgagaccattactccttgttctgtcatctgccacccctgagaacagcctagagaacagttccatcctctttgggactCCCCTTTAGGTAGATGAAGGCTgatatcaaatcctccctcacttaaatcccagttccctcagcctctccacatacgtcatgtgctccagccccctaataattgtcattgccctccgctggactctctccaatttttccacatcctttctttaGTGagggggggccaaaactggacgcaatactccagatgtggcctcaccagtgccaaatagaggagaataattacttgcctcaatctgctggcaatgttcctactcaTGCAGCCCAGTATgtctttagccttcttggcaacaaggacacactgctgattcatatccagcttcttgtccactgtaatcaccaggtccttttctgcagaaatgccacttagccagtcagtctaaGCCATGCACCACAACAGATGGATTCTGGATGACTGTAGATGACCCAGATGCCAGCCTAAAGAAAGTCTGGGATGGTGAGGAAAATAGGAGAGAGGAAGGTGTGTAGGGTTTATGATTTGTTATAGATCTGTGTGTTTTTCATGCTAGTAAAGGAAGAGCAATTGTGTTAGAACCTGTGAAAAGTGCCTGATGTGTGTTACATGCTACATCTATCACCTGCTGCAACATGAGGTAAAGCAGAAGGTTCAGCTTGTCAGCTGGCGTTCTGGGAAAGGTTAAATGTTAACTGCAGGAGGAGGCTAAGTCAATTGTACCTAAACCAGCTGAGAGGCCTAATAAAACCAGCACTACCATTTGGTCACTTCTCTCTATTGGTTCTGATTCAGACAATTTGTGTATTTGGActtaaataataacagaaaagCTCTAGGCGCCCTAAAACATAATCCAACATCAAAACCCAGCAGCATTAAAAGTATAATAAAAAAGGAACTGTGCTGGCCTGTCACCTACAATAAAAGCTCCTTTCCATTTCTTCATCATTCTGGGAAGCACACCCTCAACCCTTTCCAAAAATCCTGTCATACAAGGCTGACCATGGTGGTATAATATTTTCTGATCATTTTCCAATGCCATGAGATATACAGTACGACCTGCTTCATGCCACTTGTAAACTCCATGGTCATAACATAGGGCCTTTGCGCGGATCAGAATGCCAACTACTTTATTATTGTCTTGATCAGATCGCACTAGAGGTTCCCACCTGCTCCTTGTAACAAGAGACTTCTAAGTGCTAGTCCCATAACTAACTGTACAAATACCTTCATGCATTACCTAACTCCCATCCACACATATCCACCATCCAACCTTCCTACTGCACACAGAAATTCTTCAGCGCTACATAGAACAAAGGATggggacctcctgggtcatcgagtccaatctgTCATGCTGTCATAATACCTCATTTACACTTATCAGGCTCCATATTAAAACTAGTTGTTTGCCCCATTACTCCTATtgtgaggctgttccagaaccccACTTCTCTAGTGGTTAGAAACCATCTAATGTTCAGCCTAAAAGTAATCAGGGCCAAATGATCTCTCTTTATTCTTGTGCCGATGTTATCCAATagctcttttccttccttcctatttacttccctgatgtatttatagagggcAATCAGATTCCTTTCTTGGCCTTCATTTTTCTAGGCTACACAAGACAAGCTCTTTTAGTCATGAAAGAAGACTCTCTATTttcctgatcatcctagtagtcctaCTCTGCAGCTATTCCAGTGTGAATTCCTCCTTCTTGaaaatgggagaccagaactgcacactgtaATGGCATAGGAGTTTGGAACAGGTGAGAGACACACAGAACCTTGGTCCCTAAGATTTAATGGAATAAAAAGGAATTGAAGGTTATCCAGATATCCTTGTCTGGACTGGTCTCAGATCCCCACTTTCATTTTATATGCCTTGGTTTTACTCAATATTCCTTACATTTGGGGACCAGAATAACCAACTGTAGTTAACTAACTTCAGACACACAACATTAACTTGGATGATCATGAGTTTGTCATTTCACGCAGATCTTCCAGGCACTAGTCTTGCATGTTTTGGTGTTGAACCTTCAAATATTTCAAAGGTGTTGATTGCCAGCAATTTCACTGACAGAGTTTCAGTCTGAACTTTCACTCACTGGTGGCCCTGTAGCATAATAACTTCAAACACTATTATAGtttcttcctttgttcccctGTGGAGCTGGGAGTTAATGGCTTATCCAGAGACTTTGTCAGGTGCCAAGCTGTGAGATGCTTCACAAAACGTTCTCAAAAGGATAGGGATTAAGTAAGGCCTCCAGCACCAGACAAGCTTGAATCCATTGGAGTGAGAGAGGGAAAGCTGCTTCATTTGCACGGGTAGGTGCAAGGATTTGAGATGCAATAACATTGCCCACTTGTGTAGCTATTCTCATCCAGAAGAGAtgctaaagtcaatgagagcctTTGATACAAGGCCCCTGCCACAAAAGTGCCACTGGGATGGGGAGGTGGCATCTGTCCAATGTTTTTGAACTAAACCTGTTTATTGTTCCAACCTGTGCTACTGTTGGTGTTAATAAGAGTTGTAGCACCAATGGGAGCCAGTTGTTGATGTTTGAAGTATCATCTAATTCTGATCAGAGCAAGTTCAGATATCATAGTTGTTAACATACCATTGCACACTGCTTACCTTCCTACAATAGTACTCCATTCATTGCTAATATAATTTGTAATGATTGCAATTGATTGAATACTAACCCAAAGAGAAAGTTTCTCCCTTCTTTAATACTAACAGCTCTTTCTGCAGTGAGTAGGGTTTTGGGATGCTTTTTGGAGATTtcccattcagaaaaaaaaattaacactgtttaatttacaaaacctaaaataagactaacatgaaAACTTTATTTCATAACAATTAGAAATATCTCATTTAGACTGTGATATTTGTCATTCAAGTTTATATTTTATCTCTACAATAGTATAATTAATAAATCAATTGCATTTCACAATAGTTAATCATTATAAAGGGTATTTTAAAATTGCAGTTACAGAGACTGATCCAAatgcctttgaagtcaatggaatgacacCCAAAGGATTTTAACAGACATTGGTTTAGGCTTCTCGTGCTTTAGCATTTCCAAAGCTGTATGCAAACCTTAGCTAATCACTTGGCTAGCTCATAATTTTTACAGAACGCTGAAAAGATATGCACTAAAGTTGAGTAAGTGAGCAATTTTTGCTGGCATGGCTTGTAAATCAAAAAGTATCTATAAATATCTTTGCAAGAAGATTATCTCTGACACCAGCTGTTCCTTTAACTAGTGGAcagaggcataacaagatccaatgtaTAGcagtgaagctagacaaattcagtcttGAATTGAGGTTCAAACTAGGAGCAGTGATAGAAAATAACCATTGAATAGCCTTCCAGATGGATGCGACAGATACTACATCCCATGgagttttaaatcaagatagaGTGTGTTTAGTAGCTAAATTCCAGTTGAACTGCAAATATTGATCTTGAAACCAGAACCACGAGGTTTTATTCTATGTCCTAACTCCTGCAGAAGGGGAGACTAGATGATTGTACCTGTCCTAAAATTTCAAACTAATGGAAGTAATTGCCCAGGTTAACAGGGCACCTTGACTACAACTGATTGAGAAGAATCAGTTGTAGTCGAGGTATCCTGTTACTCTGTGGGATTATTTCTACTAGTTCAAGTTTTTAGGTGGTCCCACCATGCACCCCATGCTCAATGTATTACAGCCTTCCAGTACTGAGGTTTAAAAGTAATAGATAATGGCATCTGGGTCTACAGTGGAAAGGCAAGTTTTCTTCTCTCATCCCAACATCATATTGGTCATGTAAGGATTAAGCCACAGCCTTAAACCCATGAGCTACCCAATTTCATAAGGACACTGAGTAATTAATTTTACAGCATTATCTGGATTTGATTCAATGGAGATATAGATCCAGATATTCTCAGTGTATCAAATATACAGCAGCCCTTGCTCTCTCATTAAGGACCCAATAAAACTAAGTATCCATGtttcattattattgtttatttacaATACAGTAGTGCTAAGAAGTCCCTTTGTGTTGGCTGATGTACGAACACAGGACAAAAGACTGGCTTAGGTGGAAGAGGATTCTAAACATACAAGGTGGACAAAGGAAAAGAGAACACAATTATCTTTATTTGCTGTTGGGGAATTAAAGCACAAAAAGATTAATGgtcaatttttcaaaagcacctcagtgGCTTGGGAAGCTAAGTCCTATTTccaaaagtgatttaggaactTTTGTACCTAAGTCTATTGATGTTCACTTTCAAAAATGTATCTTAGGGTCCTACGCtactgaggtgcttttgaaaagtttacTTTCAGTGACTTGTCCTAGATCACACAGGTACCTTGAGCAGAGCTGGGTATTGGACCCATATCTTCTGAGTCCTATTTGCAGAGTATTTTTTTTATACTACATAAATAGTTTGTCCATGTAAGGGATAATTATTACAAGATATCACTCCTGTTTGTTTACTTAGAGTTTGTGCCAATGTAACTCCAgccacttcagtggagtttcttaGAATTCTTGGGCTTTTAGGAGCCGCTCCAAGAGGAAATCATGaaagctggggaggaagggtgtGAAGGAGATCACTCACTTAGTGTTCATATAGGGTATTGCAGACTCTCATCTCTCCTGGAGCTTTCTGTTGACAGTTGCTCCAACCGTGTGGTGGTCTCCACATTTTGTAACTCTGCCCTCCAGCCAAGTTTTAATAGCACTTTAAAATCTAAGATGTGGAGATATTTTGTCCTTACAtgcttgggttgttttttttatagtCATCCtctgtaatttgacctagtttccactttttgtataaGTTCTCCTGGTCCAATCATGCTTTAATTATTTAACCAAAGTGAAACAACTTCaacagggaaaactgaggcagtcCTACATCAGAGCATCTCATTgcacagtggttagagcactcctgAGAAGTAGGAgactcctgttcaaatcctttcttcctaTCAAGCAGATAGattaattgaacctgggtctcccacatccaggTGAGTACTCTAATTCCTGGGCTAAAAAACTATAAGGTGGATACCACCTGCCTAATTCATTCTCAGAAGAAGCTTCTTAGGTGGCTACGCTTCCTGTCTCCAGGAGAGTGGTTCCCGACTGTGGATCACAAGGAGAGCTAGGCACTTCCCTAGAGCCTGGACTGAGGCACCTATCTCCCTGAGGGTCATCTTCCATTGGCtacctagtgtgctggcttttgtggatcccagtcTTAGGCATCTacttctccccattcattgtttAGGAGCctaagcacctaactcaggctttgtgaattagCGTCTGTTTCTCTGGTTTTCTAGGTGACTAAAAGGTAAACATAGTAACACAGCCTTTcagcacctaagtacctttgtgaattTGGGCCATGAAGCATGCAATACCAcagtaaaactaaaataaatagaATCCATTTTTAGAGCAAAACTATGCTTTAAAGTTAGACAATCTATAACTAGTTGGCATTCCCTAAAGCTGAGAGCAAAGAGTTACCTTCTCTCGATTAACCAGAACTCTGATTTCCATAGAAGGTTTCAAGTTTCCTCCAACACCTTTATATAATCAGGAATTCCCTGCAATTGCTTCTTACTGGCTTCAATCAAAGGTCACTGAATctaataggagtctttccattgacttcagtgggcgtcAGATCAGCTCCTATGTGTCTTCATGTTTGCTTCAGTGCACGTCAGCATTCAAATAATTTTTCATAGCAATCTAGCTCTGCAGAtgtaaactcatagactttaaggccagaagggaccatcatgatcatgtagtctgacctgctgcaagCCGCAGAACCTAATCCACATTACAGAATCCAGAGCATGAGTTTTAAGTATTAGAATaaacatcatttttttaaatgccatcttCTATCTGATTTTGGATTTTGGTCTTCTTGTTTATAGATCAAACGAGAGTTTATGTGATACAATGAATACTACAATAGCAATCAGACTAGGGTTCATAATGCCACTGCAGCAACATGAAACGGGAGTGGGATTGATactgctgcagaggaaaaggAGACAGCATTTAACCCAGATTCACAGAACTCACCACATACACACTCAGAAATCAACTCTGTCAAAAATGCACCTTAGCTCCTACACATATCCAAATGCACTCACAGTGACACACTCATATTCACAAGGACACATGCTGCCACAACACTCATCACACAAAACATACATGCACAGGCACAAATGCACCACAAACACACTCATATCCAGAGACACTCATTTGCAAACACACACtcatatatacaaacacacattTACTAACATCCCACTCACTACATTTCATATAGACAAAGACACATTTATTTACCTATGCACACAATCACATTAATAGAAACACCCATAGGCTCACTACATGCATCATACAGCAATAGGCACAACATACCATAAACACACACAGTTACCTTGATATGTACTCACAAACATGTACACCCACAGACACAAACATACAAATGCCCCCACAACACTCCACACACAGAGCAGACAGCCATAGACACAAACATGCCAGAGACACACACTGATTACCTCagggtatatatatatgcacacacccATGCTAATATAGACAACCAGATAAACACTGCATCCACAAACACAACAACATACTTATAACCCAGATACATGTGGCACACTCTCAAACACAACACATTGAGAGATGAATAATCTGCCAGCAACACCGTCTGGCTTACAGCACACATCGCCTCATCTGTTGTGCATATCCATTTAATATATACCAGCACTAAATAGACAAACTACCCTAAAGCCGTAGAACCCACCACTCCAGTCTACTAGTACAGCATATCACTAACTTGCATCAGTCCCAATGCCTTAGTTCTTGGTGAAGCATGTTTCAAAGTCTTTCCCTAATTAAAGATTTTCCTCCCAAATCCTCTCCTCAGGGCgtccttcacctctttgttcctTAGGCTGTAGATCAGGGGGTTCAGCATGGGGATCACCACTGTGTAGAACACAGAGACCACTTTGTCTTGGTTCatggaggagctggagctgggtcgCAGATACATGAAGAGAGTTGTCCCAAAAAAGACAGTGACGGCCGTCAGGTGCGAGGCACAGGTGGAGAAGACTTTGTGCCTGCCCTCGGTGGAGCGGATCCTCAGGATGGCAGAAAGGATGTACACGTAGGAGATAAGGATGGCGAGGAGGCAGCTGATTTCAATTAAGCTGGCAAAGGCAAAGATCACCACCTCATTGATGAAGGTACTGGCACAGGAGAGCTTCAGCAGAGGAGGGACGTCACAGAAAAAGTGGTTGATGATGTTGGAGGCACAGAAGGGTAACTGAAACATACTGATGGTGTGTATCATCGAGTTGACAAACCCAGCTAGAAAGGAACCAGCCGCCAGCAGGACACAGACTCTGTGGGACATGATGACTGTATAGAGCAATGGGTTACAGATTGCCACATACCTGTCATATGCCATCACAGCCAGCAAGAGGCACTCAATACCAACAAATGAGCTAAAGAAAAAGAATTGGGTTGCACAGCCATTGAAAGAAATGACTTTGTTCCCAGCTAAGAAGCCCACCAGCAACTTGGGGGTGATGACAGAGGAGTAGCAGAAATCAACTAGAGACAAGTTAatgaggaagaagtacatgggggtgtgaagttGGGGATCACTCCTGATTAATATGATCATCCCAAGATTCCCAGTCAGGGTGATAAGATAGATCACTAGGAACAACGAGAAGAGTGGGACCTGCAGCTCTGGATGATCTGTTAGCCCCAGAAAAATAAACTCTGTCACGGTGGTGAGGTTTCCATCAGCCATTTCTTCACTGTTTGTATTATTTACTGAGATACAatagcatcacagatgtcacaaGTGCCTAAGAGCTGTTAGGGCTTCCAGTCCATCTCTCTGAGGCTAGTGCAGAATTGATCCCCAGTGTAATTTTAAAATACCCCATGCAATGCAGTGTCAACCACTTCCCTTGAGAGGGAATTCCACATCCTGATAGACCTCTCTGACATGAAGATTCAGCCTAGatctttcctttttcattttcatccCCTTACACCTAGCAACACCATGCCTATGCATTGcactaaaaaaaattcctttctacTGAGACAAATATTTGCCTAAACCCTTAAAATATTTGCTCACTGCCATTATGTCTCCTCTTCACACATTCATTATTCCTAACCTCAGCCAGACGTATTAGTTCTTTTAACTTTTCTcattgatcatctttgttgttgATGCTTTTCTTGgaaatctctccaatttgtctatcaGATCAAAAGAAGGAAATCAGAATGAGATTGAGAAGGGGTATTTTCATGGCTCAGGATAGATCTAAATCCATTAATCCTTCTGTCTTTCTCTCATTGCATTTCTGTCTTGCTCTCTCATCATGAGGATtctaggggaggaaaaaaaatgctctTAGAACATGGTGTATTCTACAGACActttctgcaaaatattttgtttaatcaaaaaTTAAATTTCTGATTGAAAAAAGTCTAAACAGAAAATTGTCAGCCAGCCCTAATCCACCCCAGACCTATACAACACTTAAGCACAACAAAATGGGACACAAATGGGACCATAGACCTGGCTCTGACACGGAGGGGATTTCCTCCTCTATTAGGAAAAGAAGTAGATTTGAAAGAAATGGAGTCTATATTCTGAAGCAGGAGACACCCAGAATCGGTGAACCTACTTCTGGTAGAAAGGCATCATTTCCTCATTGGCTCCATGGCAATGACGTGTGTCGAAGGCCGATGTGTGTATTATATCAGGTTTGCAACTTTGGGGCTTTCTTTGTGACGTGTCCCCTAGCACCAATTAATATAAAATGCTGTGGGTTTATTTTTCTCCCCTCCATGGATTAATGTTTTGGAGCACACTTAGAATTTATTTTCCTCATGGGTGTGGATGGTTAGAAGTCACTTGTGCTCTTTGCTTTCTCCAAATTAAATATGAGCTGCAACACCATAAAGGAGCAGGAGGCCTCTGTCTGGAATACAGTCAGTTGTTCCTAGGTGTGTGTTAAAGGCAGGAAAACATTGGGTGTAATCCATGAAAACTTTAACATAACACAGTTAGAGATATTAACCATACTTTGCATAACAGCAGACCAATGAACTGAGAAATGTTGTGCCTGACATTTTACTGCAAATTAAGGGGCATCCTGGGGTAGGTGGCCCTCCAAACACATGCAGAGGTATTGGTAAACACATGGGCATTAGTGGGGGCATATCCCGATGCCTCCCCTTCCCAGTAGGTGTGTTTCCCCACTTCATAAAAGTTGCTTGGCATTGCCTTTTCTTTACATATCATTTGAGGGGGCTTcataagtggatagaaagttggctagatcatcgggctcaatgggtagtgatcaatggctccatgtctagttggcagccagtatcaaacggagtgccccaagggtcgatcctggggctggttttgttcaatatcttcattaatgatctggaggatggagtggactgcactctcagcaagtttgcagatgacactaaactgggaggagtggtagatacagagggacccagacaaattagaggattgggccaaaagaaacctcaacaaggacaaatgcagagtcctacatttaggatggaagaatcccatgcacagctgcagactagggaccaaatggctaggcagcagttccgcAGAAAGGGACCTAGatgttacagtggacaagaagctggatatgagtcaacagtgtgcccttgttgccaagatggctaatggcattttgggctgtataagtaggagcattgccagca carries:
- the LOC115651019 gene encoding olfactory receptor 1020-like; this encodes MADGNLTTVTEFIFLGLTDHPELQVPLFSLFLVIYLITLTGNLGMIILIRSDPQLHTPMYFFLINLSLVDFCYSSVITPKLLVGFLAGNKVISFNGCATQFFFFSSFVGIECLLLAVMAYDRYVAICNPLLYTVIMSHRVCVLLAAGSFLAGFVNSMIHTISMFQLPFCASNIINHFFCDVPPLLKLSCASTFINEVVIFAFASLIEISCLLAILISYVYILSAILRIRSTEGRHKVFSTCASHLTAVTVFFGTTLFMYLRPSSSSSMNQDKVVSVFYTVVIPMLNPLIYSLRNKEVKDALRRGFGRKIFN